A genome region from Scleropages formosus chromosome 6, fSclFor1.1, whole genome shotgun sequence includes the following:
- the setb gene encoding SET nuclear proto-oncogene b — MSASAAKVSRKEQNSNHDGADETSEKEQQEAIEHIDEVQNEIDRLNEQASEEILKVEQKYNKLRQPFFQKRSELIAKIPNFWVTTFVNHPQVSALLGEEDEEALHYLTRVEVTEFEDIKSGYRIDFYFDENSYFENKVLSKEFHLNESGDPSSKSTEIKWKAGKDLTKRASQTQNKAGKKRQHEEPESFFTWFTDHSDAGADELGEVIKDDIWPNPLQYYLVPDMDDEEGEGEDDDDEEEEEGLEDIDEEGDEDDGEEDDEEEDGEEGEDDGEDD; from the exons ATGTCGGCCTCCGCGGCGAAAGTGAGCAGAAAGGAGCAGAACTCGAACCATGACGGAGCGGACGAGACCTCCG AAAAAGAGCAACAGGAAGCTATTGAGCACATCGATGAAGTACAGAACGAAATTGACAG ATTGAATGAACAGGCCAGCGAGGAAATCTTGAAAGTAGAACAGAAGTACAACAAGCTGCGTCAGCCATTCTTCCAGAAACGGTCAGAACTGATAGCCAAAATCCCCAACTTCTGGGTCACGACGTTTGTCAACCATCCACAAG TTTCTGCTTTGCTtggtgaggaagatgaggaggcTCTTCACTATCTGACCAGAGTGGAAGTGACAGAGTTTGAAGACATCAAGTCAGGTTACAGAATAGATTTT TACTTCGATGAAAATTCTTACTTTGAAAACAAAGTCCTGTCGAAAGAGTTTCACTTGAATGAAAGTGGGGACCCATCATCAAAGTCAACAGAGATCAAATGGAAAGCAGGAAAG GATCTGACGAAGCGTGCGAGCCAGACACAGAACAAGGCAGGAAAGAAGAGGCAACATGAAGAACCCGAGAGTTTCTTTACCTGGTTCACCGACCACTCTGATGCAGGGGCTGATGAGCTGGGCGAGGTCATCAAGGATGAcatctggccaaacccgctgcagtACTACCTG GTCCCTGACATGGATGATGAAGAAGGTGAAggtgaggatgatgatgatgaggaggaggaagaaggctTGGAGGACATTGATGAAGAAGGAGATGAGGATGATGGCGAAGAAGAtgacgaggaggaggatggggaAGAAGGAGAG GATGACGGCGAAGACGACTAA